Within the Myxococcota bacterium genome, the region AACGGCGCGAAGGCCGCGAACCCGCAGACACCGATCAACGGCAACTTCGAGTTCGGCGGCTCGGGCACCGCCACGCCGCCCGGCTGGTCGCTCACCACCACTGCGGGCTTCGACGCGCAGATCCGGCCCTCGGAGAACCCCTCGATCACCACCGACGGCACGACCGCCGGCAACGGCACGCCGCCCAAGACGACCGACGGCACGCCACTCAGCGGCGCGTTCTCGTACCTGATGGGCGCGCGCTCCGCGAACGAGCCGGGCGCAGTGACCCAGCCGGCAGTCACTCTGAACAAGACCATCGCCGTGCCGGCCTCCGGGGCCGGGAACGTGGTGGTGCGCTACCGGCCCGAGGGCTGGGACTCGGGCGCGAACGGCAGCACGAACTACGACTTCATCCGCATCTCGGTGGTCTCCGCGGGCGGAGTCACGACCGAGCTCGTCGGTCCCACCGCGGGCAACTACACCACGCTGCCCTTCAGCCCGAACCTCGGCACCCAGGCCGCCGCCAACAACCGCTCGGGCTACGGCCAGTACAACGGCTTCGACACGGACACGAACGGCAACCACCGCTCGGGCATGGCGATCGCGCGCGGCTCGGAGGTCTGGTTCACGCTGAGCTCGAGCCTCGCCACCTACGCCGGCACGACCGTGACTCTGCGCATCAGCTCGAACCACACGAACCAGTACCGCTCGTGGTTCTCGATCGACGACGTGGAGTGGAGCCTGCAGACCGCCACCGTCACCGCCAGCCAGGTGCAGGCCTTCGGCGTGAACGTGACCGCGCCCAACGACACCGCGGTCAGCTCGGCCTCGCAGTATCAGGTCGGGCAGGTGCTCACGATCCGCGCGGCCGTGCAGGCCACGACGATCGCGAACGGAGTCACCGCCGACGTGATCAATCCCTCGGGCACGGTGGTCGCGACCGGCGTGCAGCTCTACGACGACGGCACGCACGGCGACGCCGTGGCCGGCGACCGCATCTTCAGCAACAACGGCAGCGTGGCCGCGAACCCCACCTACACCTTCCTGTCCAGCGACACGCAGAGCGCCGCCTGGACGGTGCGCGTCTACGCCCGTGACTCGTCCACGAGCACCACGGGCGCAACCAATGGCCGGGTCCACATCTCGGGCCAGCCCAACTCGCCGCAGAACCAGGCCGACTACTGGAACATC harbors:
- a CDS encoding choice-of-anchor X domain-containing protein, producing the protein MRGWIALLILAVSGVARADLRASWLDPTWHYRVPVSLPAATAVGSTETVDVDFGALITQLGINGTFDTNSYRVTRPDGTTLVTLQQWTDARYGSATDATGNSRGELRFIAQDAGAQTYYLYFDITANGAKAANPQTPINGNFEFGGSGTATPPGWSLTTTAGFDAQIRPSENPSITTDGTTAGNGTPPKTTDGTPLSGAFSYLMGARSANEPGAVTQPAVTLNKTIAVPASGAGNVVVRYRPEGWDSGANGSTNYDFIRISVVSAGGVTTELVGPTAGNYTTLPFSPNLGTQAAANNRSGYGQYNGFDTDTNGNHRSGMAIARGSEVWFTLSSSLATYAGTTVTLRISSNHTNQYRSWFSIDDVEWSLQTATVTASQVQAFGVNVTAPNDTAVSSASQYQVGQVLTIRAAVQATTIANGVTADVINPSGTVVATGVQLYDDGTHGDAVAGDRIFSNNGSVAANPTYTFLSSDTQSAAWTVRVYARDSSTSTTGATNGRVHISGQPNSPQNQADYWNIDDQVFSLVTVNLVILKSVATISDPIDGTTRPKSIPGAIKEYTITVTNQGAGASDANTIKLADAIPSQAELVVTDIGGAGSGPVLFTQGSPTSGLTYTFTALNNGADSLEFSNNGGTTWTYSPTANGNGTDPAVTNIRISPTGAFAGKSGVTAPSFTIQFRIRIK